The Hyphomicrobium sp. MC1 genome window below encodes:
- the mutS gene encoding DNA mismatch repair protein MutS, with protein MECKRFLSRHVGCAVKGGHDVDRSGFRAPGQCCPNTHQGIRAGTIGCGSRDGNLCISSAWMGRRDVPFRAFRKAEQGNLKRNLLMSRTDEPRKSRRPESAPSAPAEVSQSSTTPATPEATPSMAQYLEIKAANPDSLLWYRMGDFYELFFDDAVIASEALSIVLTKRGKHRGEDIPMCGVPVHRADEYLQRLIKQGHRVAVCEQLEDPAEARKRGAKAVVKRDVVRLVTPGTLTEEALLDAKARNYLTAVFLATPAELGLAFPDARVALASIDISTGEFEVSEVSGVDLSGELIRLASSEVLAADTLIGMETFTRTVDYSGGKTTPIPSAYFDSASGARDLKECLGVADLAGFGSFSRSELAAVGAVLKYVDLTQMGRKPLLQAPRRSGSAALFIDAASRASLELVKSTSSDKSSTLLAAMDRTITGGGARELQARIASPLIAPAPIEARLDAVSFLVDNRRLMDELRDCLRGTPDLARALPRLTFGRGGPRDLAAVRDAIDAASNAANMLNRAATPLPLPPELQSISTRLEAVPAALAHALKNALVDDPPLLRRDGGFIREGYNSDLDAARALRNDSRRVMAELETRYIEETGIKTLRVRHNNILGFYIEVTQLNAKPLMSPPLSERFRHRQTMANAVRFATSELLETEGQIASASERALNLEQEIFTSLTEDISTATDALGAAAAALAELDVYTSLASLALEQGYVRPSIDETSAFEIRGGRHPVVQQALAKQGGTAFIENDCILGRSGTPEAHPDENELPDARIWLVTGPNMAGKSTFLRQNALITVMAQMGSYVPARSAHIGVVDRLFSRVGASDDLARGRSTFMVEMVETAAILNQATKRSLVVLDEIGRGTATFDGLSIAWATVEYLHGVTKARALFATHYHELTALARRLDDIANVTMDVAEWHDTIVFLHKVKPGAADRSYGIQVAKLAGLPDPVVARARQVLARLEKADRRPKAGDESIDDLPLFSAARPKGASGGASAGEEPSAVEKLLLNMHPDDLSPKAALEKLYELKALAENLKKTKP; from the coding sequence ATGGAATGCAAGCGCTTCTTGAGCCGTCACGTGGGCTGCGCGGTGAAGGGAGGGCATGATGTTGACCGTTCAGGATTTCGTGCGCCAGGGCAGTGTTGCCCAAACACACATCAGGGGATAAGGGCCGGCACGATAGGTTGCGGGAGCCGGGACGGCAACCTATGCATATCCAGCGCTTGGATGGGGCGGCGAGACGTTCCTTTTCGCGCCTTTCGTAAAGCCGAACAGGGCAATTTGAAACGTAATCTCTTGATGTCCAGAACCGACGAGCCGCGCAAGAGCAGGCGGCCAGAATCGGCGCCGTCGGCGCCTGCCGAAGTGTCGCAGAGCAGCACTACGCCCGCGACGCCCGAGGCAACGCCCTCCATGGCGCAATACCTAGAAATCAAAGCGGCCAATCCCGATAGTCTCCTTTGGTATCGGATGGGCGATTTTTATGAGCTTTTCTTTGACGATGCGGTCATCGCCTCCGAGGCGCTTTCGATTGTTCTGACCAAGCGGGGCAAGCACCGGGGCGAAGACATCCCAATGTGCGGCGTCCCCGTGCACCGCGCCGACGAATATCTGCAAAGGTTGATCAAGCAAGGGCACCGCGTCGCGGTTTGCGAGCAGCTCGAAGACCCGGCCGAGGCGCGGAAACGCGGCGCTAAGGCCGTCGTCAAACGCGACGTCGTCCGCCTCGTGACTCCCGGCACGCTGACCGAGGAAGCCCTGCTCGACGCCAAGGCGCGCAATTACCTGACGGCCGTTTTCCTCGCCACCCCGGCTGAGTTGGGTCTCGCATTCCCGGACGCCCGCGTCGCGCTCGCCTCGATCGATATTTCGACCGGCGAATTCGAGGTCTCGGAAGTGTCAGGCGTCGATCTTTCCGGCGAGCTGATCCGCCTGGCGTCGAGCGAAGTTCTCGCCGCCGACACGCTCATCGGCATGGAAACCTTCACACGGACGGTCGATTATTCCGGCGGCAAGACGACGCCGATTCCATCCGCCTATTTCGATAGCGCTTCCGGCGCACGCGATCTCAAAGAATGCCTTGGCGTCGCCGATCTCGCCGGTTTCGGTTCGTTTTCACGCAGCGAACTCGCCGCCGTCGGCGCCGTTCTGAAATACGTCGACCTGACGCAGATGGGGCGAAAGCCGCTGCTGCAAGCGCCGCGCCGGTCGGGGAGTGCGGCCCTCTTCATCGATGCTGCCAGCCGCGCCAGCCTCGAACTCGTGAAATCGACGTCGAGCGACAAATCCTCGACCTTGCTTGCCGCGATGGACCGCACCATTACCGGCGGCGGCGCACGTGAACTGCAAGCCCGAATTGCAAGCCCCCTGATTGCGCCCGCTCCCATCGAAGCCCGTCTCGACGCCGTGTCCTTTCTCGTCGACAACCGGCGTCTAATGGACGAACTTCGTGACTGTCTGCGCGGCACGCCCGATCTCGCGCGTGCCCTGCCGCGACTGACGTTCGGCCGTGGCGGCCCGCGCGATCTTGCCGCCGTGCGCGACGCCATAGACGCAGCATCCAACGCCGCGAATATGCTGAACCGCGCCGCAACCCCGCTCCCGTTGCCGCCCGAGCTGCAATCCATCAGCACGCGTCTTGAGGCCGTTCCGGCAGCCCTTGCTCACGCGTTGAAGAATGCCCTTGTCGACGATCCGCCGCTGCTTCGCCGCGACGGCGGTTTCATCCGCGAAGGCTACAATTCCGATCTCGACGCGGCACGCGCTCTGCGCAACGACAGCCGCCGTGTCATGGCTGAGCTTGAGACCCGCTACATCGAAGAAACGGGCATCAAGACGCTCCGCGTGCGCCATAACAATATTCTCGGTTTCTACATTGAGGTCACGCAACTTAACGCCAAACCGCTGATGTCGCCGCCGCTATCCGAGCGATTCCGTCACCGCCAGACGATGGCAAATGCGGTACGCTTCGCGACCTCCGAACTGCTCGAAACCGAAGGCCAGATTGCATCCGCCAGCGAACGCGCACTCAATCTTGAGCAAGAAATCTTCACGTCGCTGACGGAAGACATCTCAACCGCAACAGACGCGCTCGGCGCAGCGGCCGCCGCGCTTGCCGAACTCGATGTTTACACGTCTCTGGCATCGCTCGCGCTGGAACAGGGCTATGTGCGCCCATCCATAGACGAAACGTCCGCCTTTGAAATTCGCGGCGGCCGCCATCCCGTCGTCCAGCAGGCGCTGGCGAAACAGGGCGGGACCGCCTTCATCGAGAATGATTGCATTCTCGGCCGCAGCGGCACCCCAGAAGCACATCCCGACGAAAACGAACTTCCCGATGCCCGCATCTGGCTCGTCACCGGTCCGAACATGGCCGGCAAATCGACGTTCCTGCGCCAGAACGCGCTCATCACCGTGATGGCGCAAATGGGCTCTTACGTGCCCGCACGCTCGGCTCACATCGGGGTCGTCGACCGGCTGTTCTCGCGCGTCGGCGCCTCCGACGACCTGGCGCGCGGCCGATCGACCTTCATGGTCGAAATGGTCGAAACGGCAGCGATCCTCAATCAGGCGACGAAACGCTCGCTCGTCGTCCTCGACGAGATCGGCCGCGGCACCGCAACCTTCGATGGTCTTTCGATTGCGTGGGCGACAGTCGAATATCTCCACGGCGTAACGAAGGCCCGCGCCCTCTTCGCCACACACTACCATGAGCTGACCGCACTCGCCCGCCGTCTCGACGACATCGCCAACGTCACGATGGACGTCGCCGAATGGCACGACACCATCGTTTTCCTGCACAAAGTGAAGCCCGGCGCGGCCGACCGTTCCTACGGCATCCAGGTGGCAAAGCTCGCAGGCCTTCCCGATCCGGTCGTCGCCAGAGCGCGCCAGGTGCTCGCCCGCCTTGAAAAAGCCGACCGGCGGCCCAAAGCCGGGGACGAAAGTATTGATGATCTGCCGCTATTCTCTGCGGCGCGGCCCAAAGGCGCATCAGGCGGCGCATCGGCCGGCGAAGAGCCTTCTGCCGTTGAAAAGCTGCTCTTGAACATGCATCCTGATGATCTCTCGCCCAAAGCGGCGCTCGAGAAGCTCTATGAACTCAAGGCTCTGGCCGAAAATTTGAAGAAGACGAAGCCTTGA
- a CDS encoding NADP-dependent malic enzyme: MPSLHRAAHVTAQEALAFHANGKPGKLEITPTKPLATQRDLSLAYSPGVAIPVQAIAENPRDAYAYTSKGNFVAVVSNGTAILGLGNLGALAAKPVMEGKAALFKRFADIDSIDLLVDTPDPEAFINSVRYLGPSFGGMNLEDIKSPDCFVIEEKLKELLDIPVFHDDQHGTAIVVAAGVLNGLRVVEKDIGDVKLVCAGAGAAALACLNLLVKIGLKRENIYVCDIKGLVYEGRKELMDPYKAPFAQKTNARTLSDVIGGADIFLGLSAAGVLSREMVTQMGPKPLIFAMANPDPEITPEEVRSVRTDAIMATGRSDYPNQINNVLCFPFIFRGALDVHATTINDAMKIAAAEAIAALARAEVPDQVAAAFLGERPTFGPGYIIPAPFDPRLLPHVSAAVAKAAMDSGVARNPIVDMEGYVARLNARLDPVQGWLQSTFDAVRNDPKRVVFAEGEEPAVIRAAHTFFQQGYGQPILIGRKKVVTDRFRELGIPLRREFELIDTSESPFLDEFTEFLYARLQRRGYLKRDCERLVTNERNVFAALMVVHGHADALVSGVTRNWTSVYADIHRVMDEKPGRHVIGVSLVLIRGRAVLIADTSIHDLPTGEQIADIAVEAARAARYFGIEPRVALLAYSTFGQPKSERSEQVRQAVRLLDERLVDFEYDGDMAADVALNRSLMEHYPFCRLSDTANVLVMPAFHAASISTKMIKELAGATLIGPIVTGLSHSVQICTFGATDADIVNMAALAAYGAAKE, encoded by the coding sequence ATGCCCTCCCTTCACCGCGCAGCCCACGTGACGGCTCAAGAAGCGCTTGCATTCCATGCCAACGGCAAGCCCGGCAAGCTGGAAATTACGCCAACGAAGCCGTTGGCGACGCAGCGCGATTTGTCTTTGGCATATTCTCCGGGCGTTGCCATTCCCGTTCAGGCCATCGCCGAAAATCCGCGCGATGCCTACGCCTACACGAGCAAGGGCAATTTCGTGGCCGTGGTGTCGAATGGCACCGCCATTCTGGGGCTTGGCAATCTCGGGGCGCTGGCAGCGAAGCCGGTGATGGAAGGCAAGGCGGCGCTGTTCAAGCGATTTGCCGACATCGATTCCATCGACCTGCTCGTCGATACGCCCGATCCGGAAGCATTCATCAATTCGGTGCGCTATCTCGGGCCGTCTTTCGGCGGCATGAACCTCGAAGATATCAAGTCGCCCGATTGCTTCGTGATCGAAGAGAAGCTCAAAGAGCTGCTCGATATTCCCGTTTTCCATGACGACCAGCACGGGACGGCCATTGTCGTTGCAGCAGGCGTGCTGAACGGATTGCGCGTCGTCGAAAAGGATATCGGCGACGTGAAGCTTGTGTGCGCGGGCGCGGGTGCTGCGGCGCTCGCCTGTCTCAATCTGCTCGTGAAGATAGGTCTCAAGCGCGAGAACATCTACGTTTGCGATATCAAAGGTCTCGTCTACGAGGGTCGCAAGGAGCTGATGGACCCCTATAAGGCGCCGTTTGCTCAGAAGACGAACGCCAGGACGCTGAGCGATGTCATCGGCGGCGCCGATATTTTCCTCGGATTGTCGGCGGCCGGCGTGCTGTCGCGAGAGATGGTTACGCAGATGGGACCAAAGCCGCTCATCTTTGCGATGGCCAACCCGGATCCTGAGATCACCCCGGAAGAAGTAAGGTCGGTGCGCACCGATGCCATCATGGCGACTGGGCGTTCGGACTACCCGAACCAGATCAATAACGTTCTGTGCTTTCCATTCATCTTCCGCGGCGCGCTCGACGTGCATGCGACGACGATCAACGATGCGATGAAGATCGCGGCTGCCGAAGCGATTGCGGCGCTGGCGCGTGCCGAGGTGCCGGATCAGGTCGCAGCGGCGTTTCTCGGTGAGCGGCCGACGTTTGGTCCCGGATACATAATTCCAGCGCCGTTCGATCCACGCCTGCTGCCGCACGTCTCCGCCGCTGTCGCGAAAGCGGCAATGGATTCGGGCGTTGCGCGCAATCCGATCGTCGATATGGAAGGCTACGTTGCACGCCTCAATGCGCGGCTCGATCCGGTACAGGGCTGGTTGCAATCAACGTTCGACGCGGTTCGCAACGATCCCAAGCGCGTTGTGTTTGCCGAAGGTGAGGAGCCTGCCGTTATCCGCGCGGCTCATACATTCTTCCAGCAGGGCTATGGACAGCCTATCCTGATCGGGCGGAAGAAAGTCGTCACCGATCGCTTCCGCGAGCTCGGCATTCCGCTTCGCCGGGAATTCGAACTGATCGACACGAGCGAGTCACCGTTCCTCGATGAGTTTACCGAGTTTCTGTATGCGCGATTGCAGCGGCGCGGGTATCTGAAGCGCGACTGCGAGCGTCTGGTTACCAATGAGCGAAATGTTTTCGCTGCGCTCATGGTCGTACACGGGCATGCCGATGCGCTGGTCTCAGGCGTGACCCGCAACTGGACGAGCGTCTATGCCGACATACATCGGGTCATGGACGAGAAGCCCGGCCGCCACGTGATCGGCGTGTCGCTGGTGCTGATCCGCGGCCGCGCCGTGCTCATCGCCGACACGAGCATTCACGATTTGCCGACGGGCGAGCAGATTGCAGATATCGCCGTCGAAGCGGCGCGGGCTGCGCGTTATTTCGGCATCGAGCCACGAGTGGCGCTGCTTGCCTACTCAACGTTCGGGCAGCCGAAAAGCGAGCGTTCGGAGCAGGTGCGCCAAGCCGTGCGGCTTCTCGACGAGCGTCTCGTTGATTTCGAGTACGACGGCGACATGGCGGCCGACGTCGCGCTCAATCGCAGCCTGATGGAGCACTATCCGTTCTGCCGGTTGTCGGACACCGCAAACGTTCTGGTGATGCCGGCGTTCCACGCCGCGTCGATCTCGACGAAGATGATCAAGGAACTGGCGGGCGCAACGCTGATCGGGCCGATCGTTACCGGACTGTCGCATTCGGTGCAGATCTGCACGTTCGGCGCGACGGACGCGGACATCGTCAACATGGCGGCGCTGGCCGCTTATGGTGCTGCGAAGGAATAG